A stretch of DNA from Poecilia reticulata strain Guanapo linkage group LG18, Guppy_female_1.0+MT, whole genome shotgun sequence:
NNNNNNNNNNNNNNNNNNNNNNNNNNNNNNNNNNNNNNNNNNNNNNNNNNNNNNNNNNNNNNNNNNNNNNNNNNNNNNNNNNNNNNNNNNNNNNNNNNNNNNNNNNNNNNNNNNNNNNNNNNNNNNNNNNNNNNNNNNNNNNNNNNNNNNNNNNNNNNNNNNNNNNNNNNNNNNNNNNNNNNNNNNNNNNNNNNNNNNNNNNNNNNNNNNNNNNNNNNNNNNNNNNNNNNNNNNNNNNNNNNNNNNNNNNNNNNNNNNNNNNNNNNNNNNNNNNNNNNNNNNNNNNNNNNNNNNNNNNNNNNNNNNNNNNNNNNNNNNNNNNNNNNNNNNNNNNNNNNNNNNNNNNNNNNNNNNNNNNNNNNNNNNNNNNNNNNNNNNNNNNNNNNNNNNNNNNNNNNNNNNNNNNNNNNNNNNNNNNNNNNNNNNNNNNNNNNNNNNNNNNNNNNNNNNTCAAATAAAGAAATTCATGAGTGCGGTTTcagtattattttcttaaatatcgTACACAACATAAGATTCTTGAAGGTTTCAATAGTTTATAAGTTAATATTTCCTGATTCGGTTCTGtatcaatgaatatttatttcgCAATCAGAGTGAGAATGACATCATCTCAAACCTTGGAGGTGGATCATTCCTGTGGATTGGCCTGTACCGAGAAAAACTCTGGTCTGACAGCAGCACCTCTTTATTTCGAAACTGGGCGGACGGTCAGCCAAACCACGGCGACGAAGAGTGTATGGCAACACACTTTAATGAATCTGGAAAATGGCACGATCAAGACTGCTCCCTGAGTTACCCGGTCATCTGTTACAAACCAAGTAATGTATCCAGTCTGGGTTGCAAATCAAGTTTTGTAGCTCAGTTGCAGTTATTTCTGTACCTGGCAGATGTCACTAAAGTCTAAAAGTGAACATGAGACTGAAGAATCAGGCATTTCCAGCAGGAAATTATGTCTCCTTTATTAGCAAAATAATTAGacttatttattgtatttggttgattttttttcctcagttccACCCAAAGCAGGAGGTTTCAGAGTTTCAGATCAAGATGAGGGCAGCATCACTCTGCAGtggaataaaatcaacatcagcACCAGCTTTGTTCTCCAGTTTAACGGCACAGAGACATTAATCAGAGCAGCAGATGGAGACGGACCTGTGAACTACACAGTTTCATCTCTCACTGTTGGAACCAAATACACATTCACTCTCTTCTCTGTACTTGACGGCGTCAGAAGCAGTGGAGTAGAGCTTACAACGGCCACTGGTGagatattttggttttgttttaaccataatcATTTTGTGGATGTGGCCAAGCTGAGAATTGCATCTTAAGAGTTTATCTTAAATAACTGGCAACAGCAACaattaatcatttgaaaattacTGAGCTCATACTgatctgtttttgcagtgaacactTTGAATTTGCATGTCAGACAAACATGAGTTGTATCAAAAAGAGCACATCTGACGTTTATGGAAAAAATATGGTAATAATGTCCAGTCTATCCTGTCTGACTTCTTCTGACTGAGcgcttttttaaaacacaaagtcctTCATTCATCCCTGCTGTCTTCTTCCATTTTAGACCTGCACCCGTTCCCATCTTCAACTTGTGATGAAGTGTTGTCTCTGtacaaaatgagaaatagaAATTGGTCTACCTTACAActgcttaattaaataaaagacataCAAATGTAATGGATAAAAATATGTCTCTCTAATTGTACTCTACAAATAAAGGCTAAAATGGGATGTTTGACTCATTATTGCCAAAGATTAGATTAGAGTTTATTGGACTCAGAagtcaaaggaaaatgttttgggcCCTAAATTTAATGTAACTTTCATCTGAGAAAAAAGGAGGATGAATGACATTGTGGAACCACCAGGATCCATTCAGCACCAGAACCGTCACATGAAAGCTCATTGTTAGCTCCTTTATACAAGTaatatagaatagaatagaatagaatagaatagaatagaatagaatagaatagaagtACTTTATTCACCCCAACCGGGAAATTACTGTGCAGTTGcagcatacacatacacacagatcaaattacaaaataaaaataaaaatataaaaatagaataaaatgtagaatgtaAGATTCTGTACAATatgaacagtgaatattaaTAATCTGTACAATCTGTGCAATAGTGCTTTGTAAACAATCTGTACAATATTGATTTATGGACAGATATGTACAATGGTAACTTAACGTTTCCATTTGATTTCTCCACAGGGAGACAGACTGACAAGAGCAATCAGTTcacagttttgtaatttttttctctttcttagtGCCACAAAATGCTGAAGACTTGAGGATAACTGCACAATTTGAGACCAATATCACTCTGCAATGGAATAAAGTCAACAACAACACCAGCTTCATCCTCCAGTTTAATGGCATAGAGAAATTCATTTACGCTCCTGGTGGAGATGGACCAGTAACTTACATAGTCTCACCCCTGAATCCTGGCACTAGTTTCACTTTCACTCTCTTCTCTGTGATTGAGAACATCCGAAGCAGCGGAGCACGGCTTACAGCTGCCACTGGTAAGATACCTTACTTTGTCTCATCTTTACTCTGGATGAGTGCATGCTGATTTGAATTGCATATAGCTAAAGTGTGTTTCCAAAGAATGACCAGTATTTGTGTGATGCAAAACAGAGCATCATCCAGAGAGAGTTTGAGTTCATGTGGTGTGAGCTTGAATTTGCATCATGACAAATATCAACTGCAGTATCACAGAGATACCAGGAAAAACCACAAGCTGCTGTACAGCCGCACTGGCAGTGCAGTCTGGCTTCTTGCAATTACTAACAACTAGCATGGTTAGCATTCCTAGGACATGTTTtgtgatggaaacattttcGCTAAGACACTCTACTTATTGTTCTAAGACCAAAGTGTTCATTGTGTGCACATTTTGTGAATTCACTGTTCTTTAGTGAATTAGTCTATTTAAGCTGTAGTAACATGCTGACCCATGACTCTAATGTTTAACTAAAAATGAGTTTGTTGACCACAGACTCGGATTAAGTAGCAATAAGTTCTGAA
This window harbors:
- the LOC108167164 gene encoding receptor-type tyrosine-protein phosphatase eta-like → MATHFNESGKWHDQDCSLSYPVICYKPIPPKAGGFRVSDQDEGSITLQWNKINISTSFVLQFNGTETLIRAADGDGPVNYTVSSLTVGTKYTFTLFSVLDGVRSSGVELTTATVPQNAEDLRITAQFETNITLQWNKVNNNTSFILQFNGIEKFIYAPGGDGPVTYIVSPLNPGTSFTFTLFSVIENIRSSGARLTAATVPEHPSNFRISMLYDTNITLQWDKGNASFVLQINGSETNISAPDGDGQVFYTALSLTAATRYTFTLFCV